The Setaria viridis chromosome 6, Setaria_viridis_v4.0, whole genome shotgun sequence genome contains a region encoding:
- the LOC117862218 gene encoding aspartate carbamoyltransferase, chloroplastic — MAAAARAALPRPYIPFSPSTRRNPRLSLAPSPIPCLRGGAAATATAALPQQQVTTRLSDVIEAQQFDRDALNEIFEVAREMEAVERGSHGAPSRVLEGYLMATLFYEPSTRTRLSFEAAMRRLGGEVLTTENAREFSSAAKGETLEDTIRTVEGYSDIIVLRHFESGAARRAADTADIPIINAGDGPGQHPTQALLDVYTIKREIGTLDGIKLGLVGDLANGRTVRSLAYLIAKYQNIKIYFVSPDVVKMKDDIKDYLNSKGVEWEESSDLLEVASKCDVIYQTRIQKERFGERIDLYEAARGKYIVDKKVLNVLPKHAVIMHPLPRLDEITVDVDSDPRAAYFRQAKNGLYIRMALLKLLLVGP, encoded by the exons atggccgccgccgcgcgcgccgccctcccgcgCCCCTACATCCCCTTCTCTCCCTCCACCCGCCGCAACCCCCGcctctcgctcgcgccctcccCCATCCCttgcctccgcggcggcgccgccgccaccgccaccgcggccCTTCCGCAGCAGCAGGTCACCACGCGCCTGAGCGACGTGATAGAGGCGCAGCAGTTCGACCGGGACGCGCTGAACGAGATCTTCGAGGTGGCGCGGGAGATGGAGGCCGTGGAGCGTGGCTCCCACGGCGCCCCCAGCCGCGTCCTCGAGGGCTACCTCATGGCCACGCTCTTCTACGAGCCCTCCACGCGCACGCGCCTCTCCTTCGAGGCCGCCATGCGGAGGCTCGGCGGGGAGGTGCTCACCACCGAGAACGCGCGCGAGTTCTCCTCGGCCGCCAAGGGGGAGACGCTCGAAG ATACCATAAGGACTGTTGAGGGTTATTCTGATATTATTGTTCTGAGACATTTTGAAAGTGGTGCTGCAAGGAGAGCAGCCGACACTGCGGACATTCCAATTATTAACGCAGGGGATGGGCCAGGGCAACACCCAACCCAG GCTTTGTTGGATGTGTACACAATAAAGAGAGAAATTGGCACACTAGATGGAATTAAACTTGGTTTGGTTGGTGACCTTGCTAATGGGAGGACAGTTCGTTCTCTGGCTTATCTGATTGCTAAATACCAGAACATTAAGATATACTTTGTATCTCCAGATGTTGTTAAAATGAAG GATGACATCAAGGACTACTTAAATTCCAAAGGTGTTGAATGGGAAGAAAGTTCAGATTTGTTGGAGGTGGCATCCAAGTGTGATGTTATTTATCAAACACGTattcaaaaagaaagatttggTGAGAGGATTGATCTTTATGAAGCTGCTCGTGGTAAGTACATTGTGGATAAGAAGGTGCTAAATGTCCTGCCGAAGCATGCTGTGATCATGCATCCCCTTCCAAGGCTTGATGAG ATCACAGTAGACGTTGATAGTGATCCAAGAGCAGCATATTTTAGGCAGGCTAAGAACGGCCTCTACATAAGGATGGCATTGCTCAAACTTCTGCTTGTTGGTCCCTGA
- the LOC117861174 gene encoding transcription factor MYB36, with translation MGRAPCCDKATVKKGPWSPEEDAMLKNYIEEHGTGGNWIALPHKIGLKRCGKSCRLRWLNYLRPNIKHGDFTPEEDSIICSLYISIGSRWSIIAAQLPGRTDNDVKNYWNTKLKKRLLGRRKDRDAHHRQSAAAATSEMSTDNMNDGERALSASAMERIQLCMQLQELQNPLGAHHSPMAWPGTLSNNSFNSNSSSVTVAEQGQSSSMNEHLMNAQLEGAAMDGLGSPSSAENSNVISMEAELEELLYGEGNRGKAGAVDGGVQQGDVDWWSYDQGKLPMGSWDFTPEANAVFQDYTSVYDI, from the exons atgGGGAGAGCACCCTGCTGCGACAAGGCGACGGTGAAGAAGGGGCCAtggtcgccggaggaggacgcAATGCTTAAGAACTACATCGAGGAGCACGGCACTGGGGGCAACTGGATTGCGCTGCCACACAAGATAG GGCTGAAGAGGTGTGGCAAGAGCTGCAGGCTGAGGTGGCTAAACTACCTGAGGCCAAACATCAAGCATGGGGACTTCACCCCCGAGGAGGACAGCATCATCTGCAGCCTCTACATTAGCATAGGGAGCAG GTGGTCAATCATTGCCGCGCAGCTGCCGGGGAGGACTGACAACGATGtcaagaactactggaacacCAAGCTGAAGAAGAGGCTCCTCGGCCGTCGCAAGGACCGCGACGCCCACCACCGccagagcgccgccgctgccacgaGTGAGATGTCCACCGATAACATGAACGACGGTGAGCGGGCGCTGAGCGCGTCGGCGATGGAGAGGATCCAGCTCTGCATGCAGCTGCAGGAGCTGCAGAACCCGCTCGGCGCACACCACAGCCCCATGGCGTGGCCTGGCACCCTGAGCAACAACAGCTtcaacagcaacagcagcagtgTGACAGTGGCTGAACAAGGGCAGTCCAGCTCCATGAACGAGCACCTGATGAATGCGCAGCTGGAGGGCGCTGCCATGGACGGCCTCGGCTCGCCGTCGAGCGCGGAGAACTCGAACGTGATCAGCATGGAGGCTGAGCTTGAAGAGCTGCTCTATGGAGAGGGGAACCGAGGGAAGGCCGGTGCGGTCGACGGCGGTGTCCAGCAAGGGGATGTGGACTGGTGGAGCTATGACCAGGGGAAGTTACCTATGGGTTCCTGGGACTTCACCCCGGAAGCAAACGCAGTGTTCCAGGACTACACATCTGTTTACGACATTTGA